A single window of Scyliorhinus torazame isolate Kashiwa2021f chromosome 29, sScyTor2.1, whole genome shotgun sequence DNA harbors:
- the LOC140403763 gene encoding putative uncharacterized protein C19orf81 isoform X1 — protein MDPIKNLDNIQTTDPGETSRLSFNLLSETINATKTGRSTIFKSAKKHLKQFISKYEALDMEMPGIRKFLDTPASQPLTICVECPPDLDLTHQDIMVAVESILPNAFELGKITSIQFENVNVICGSSGLKNRWLINISDFQTRSLLLNSGLVIKKMYMAVQRYDDLLMEDYKLHLRRAMAQKKVLETLNETASLGVKSR, from the exons ataataTCCAGACCACAGATCCCGGCGAAACATCCAGATTGAGTTTCAATCTTCTCAGCGAGACCATCAATGCCACCAAAACCGGCCGATCGACCATCTTCAAATCAGC CAAGAAGCATCTGAAGCAATTCATTTCTAAATATGAAGCATTGGATATGGAAATGCCCGGAATTCGGAAGTTTCTAGATACGCCTGCCTCCCAGCCCCTGACTATCTGTGTCGAATGTCCG CCGGATCTCGACCTCACGCACCAGGACATCATGGTGGCCGTGGAGAGCATTCTCCCCAATGCCTTCGAGTTGGGCAAAATCACCAGCATCCAGTTCGAAAACGTCAACGTCATCTGTGGCTCGTCGGGGCTGAAGaacag GTGGCTAATAAACATTTCGGATTTCCAAACCCGAAGTTTGCTCCTCAACTCTGGACTGGTCATTAAAAAAATGTACATGGCGGTGCAGCGCTATGATGATCTCCTGATGGAGGACTACAAGCTACACCTACGCAGGGCGATGGCCCAGAAGAAGGTCCTGGAGACGCTCAATGAGACAGCCAGCCTGGGCGTGAAATCCAGGTAG
- the LOC140403763 gene encoding putative uncharacterized protein C19orf81 isoform X2, protein MPPKPADRPSSNQRSKKHLKQFISKYEALDMEMPGIRKFLDTPASQPLTICVECPPDLDLTHQDIMVAVESILPNAFELGKITSIQFENVNVICGSSGLKNRWLINISDFQTRSLLLNSGLVIKKMYMAVQRYDDLLMEDYKLHLRRAMAQKKVLETLNETASLGVKSR, encoded by the exons ATGCCACCAAAACCGGCCGATCGACCATCTTCAAATCAGCGTAG CAAGAAGCATCTGAAGCAATTCATTTCTAAATATGAAGCATTGGATATGGAAATGCCCGGAATTCGGAAGTTTCTAGATACGCCTGCCTCCCAGCCCCTGACTATCTGTGTCGAATGTCCG CCGGATCTCGACCTCACGCACCAGGACATCATGGTGGCCGTGGAGAGCATTCTCCCCAATGCCTTCGAGTTGGGCAAAATCACCAGCATCCAGTTCGAAAACGTCAACGTCATCTGTGGCTCGTCGGGGCTGAAGaacag GTGGCTAATAAACATTTCGGATTTCCAAACCCGAAGTTTGCTCCTCAACTCTGGACTGGTCATTAAAAAAATGTACATGGCGGTGCAGCGCTATGATGATCTCCTGATGGAGGACTACAAGCTACACCTACGCAGGGCGATGGCCCAGAAGAAGGTCCTGGAGACGCTCAATGAGACAGCCAGCCTGGGCGTGAAATCCAGGTAG